In Rhipicephalus microplus isolate Deutch F79 chromosome 9, USDA_Rmic, whole genome shotgun sequence, one genomic interval encodes:
- the LOC119164962 gene encoding uncharacterized protein LOC119164962 gives MAATPTTTSCWGCFRWRQLQQERSSRESTLSFRPSHGASYNQQPHQGPQLGGDFQSRAHHPERPQLEQPTSQGPGPSSQPGSVHRLSFPPSGIERHLARLHSTTSTDNRKSFPPCQVSDTDSGLGRTITAETSEESFAGAVAAPQAPPPPSHRLCGGNVCNGIYRASGAVSPGGATGGGPVRTNRGGSDAVLDDGLAHEMALLRVELEIVRWECESIIRQKRRRDQDLLGSWSRRRRVLDWMQRHDSSDTSYDPSTLSSNSEDRREASPSPTSSVEALCSRTPPPSCAGGAPESPVIQQHIYESVARSPSPLTLVTSSSPHVRSQSMTLNNNNPPSGPPGRVLSPEHKRCSSASPVRRKLQAGAPLPAVLSPVRTYRFSCTINESPQTPAAVAVRSSTRSPSCSPVRHSAAFRPRCSSNPVPHAVTPAVIPIVTSRTAGQISDLYRRQEHSTSCFPTQSIPESPLALHSTSSSPIPIVTYSDRSPVASPVRFQHETGGSPSLASPCGGSSRSSRPSLSEDKPRRWFDSILQQQDPSAYQAHEPAQLCSFYSPQRQCAKSSSSRLQPVFEAECYGGRGARGGGGGILDLDLEFVTKEYEIFPGDDGACRNDVHGGAAQKARKTRRQLRKERAQQIAARTRADTTTSTDSDATLKHHHSSCHACARSRRKGVGGVPQSLHRSAPSKQEAAVHHARRPAPMTHRGDIAAASASANTTDYML, from the exons GAACGCAGTTCGCGCGAGTCTACCCTAAGCTTCCGTCCCAGCCACGGCGCCTCGTACAATCAGCAGCCGCACCAGGGTCCCCAGCTGGGAGGAGACTTCCAGTCCAGGGCCCACCACCCGGAGCGCCCCCAGTTGGAACAACCCACGAGCCAGGGGCCGGGTCCCAGCAGTCAACCGGGCTCCGTTCACAGGCTCTCCTTCCCTCCCAGCGGCATCGAGAGGCACCTGGCACGCTTACACAG TACGACGAGCACAGACAACAGGAAGTCGTTTCCGCCATGCCAG GTGTCGGACACGGACTCCGGTCTGGGCCGTACCATCACCGCCGAGACGAGCGAAGAGAGCTTCGCCGGAGCTGTCGCCGCTCCCCAGGCACCGCCACCTCCGTCTCACCGTCTGTGCGGGGGTAACGTGTGCAACGGCATCTACCGGGCGAGCGGTGCCGTCTCTCCTGGAGGTGCGACCGGAGGTGGTCCTGTACGTACGAACAGAGGTGGTTCGGACGCTGTCCTGGACGACGGTCTGGCACATGAAATGGCGCTGCTGCGCGTCGAGCTCGAGATCGTGCGCTGGGAGTGCGAGAGCATCATCCGCCAGAAGAGGCGCCGCGACCAGGACCTGCTGGGATCGTGGTCCAGGCGACGGCGCGTCCTGGACTGGATGCAGCGACACGACAGCAGCGACACCTCGTACGACCCTTCCACGCTGTCCTCCAACTCGGAAGACCGCCGCGAGGCGAGCCCGAGCCCGACGTCTTCTGTGGAAGCCCTCTGCAGCCGGACTCCGCCGCCGTCATGCGCGGGCGGAGCGCCGGAGTCGCCCGTCATACAGCAGCACATCTACGAATCTGTGGCCAGAAGTCCGTCACCGCTGACGTTGGTAACTTCGTCGTCTCCCCACGTGCGCTCTCAAAGCATGACCCTGAACAACAACAACCCACCGAGCGGACCCCCGGGTCGGGTCCTCTCCCCGGAGCACAAGAGATGTTCGTCGGCCAGTCCGGTGCGCCGGAAACTGCAGGCCGGCGCACCCCTGCCTGCCGTGTTGAGTCCCGTCAGAACTTACCGCTTCTCGTGCACCATCAACGAGTCACCGCAGACTCCGGCGGCGGTGGCCGTTCGGAGCAGCACCCGGTCGCCCAGCTGTTCCCCCGTCAGACACAGTGCAGCCTTCAGACCCCGATGCAGCTCGAACCCAGTACCGCACGCGGTGACACCGGCCGTCATTCCGATCGTGACGTCTCGAACGGCGGGTCAGATTAGCGACCTGTACAGGCGCCAGGAACACAGCACCTCCTGTTTCCCGACCCAGAGCATCCCGGAGAGCCCGCTGGCGCTGCACAGCACCAGTTCCAGTCCGATTCCTATCGTGACCTATAGCGACCGCTCGCCGGTGGCGTCTCCCGTGAGGTTCCAGCACGAAACAGGAGGCAGTCCCTCACTGGCGTCGCCCTGCGGGGGGTCATCCCGGTCTTCCAGGCCCTCGTTGAGCGAAGACAAGCCTCGTAGGTGGTTCGATAGCATTCTCCAGCAACAGGACCCTTCCGCCTATCAAGCCCACGAGCCCGCTCAGCTGTGCTCCTTCTACAGTCCTCAGAGGCAGTGCGCCAAGTCTAGTAGTAGCAGGCTTCAACCAGTCTTCGAGGCCGAGTGCTACGGTGGTAGGGGTGCCAGAGGTGGAGGAGGAGGCATCCTCGACTTGGACCTCGAATTCGTCACCAAAGAGTACGAGATATTTCCCGGTGACGATGGCGCCTGTCGAAACGATGTCCACGGCGGGGCGGCTCAGAAGGCGAGAAAGACGCGTCGTCAGCTGCGGAAAGAGCGCGCACAACAGATCGCCGCTCGAACCAGGGCTGACACGACCACGTCGACTGATTCAGACGCCACGCTGAAGCACCACCACAGCAGCTGCCACGCTTGTGCACGAAGTCGGAGGAAGGGCGTTGGTGGCGTGCCCCAGTCATTGCACAGGTCGGCGCCGTCCAAACAAGAAGCTGCCGTGCACCACGCCCGCAGGCCGGCACCGATGACACATCGTGGCGACATCGCCGCTGCCTCCGCCTCAGCCAACACCACCGACTACATGCTCTGA